tattcttactttttataccatgaatatatgaaatacatcaaggtgtactaagtttacttccaagtttgttacgcttaaaaatatttatgctacgaGCAAAGTTTTGgaaaaggtgttcataaaatccattccTGGCTGTACGTTTGAatatccgtctgtctgtctatctgacaacacgattactcaaaaacggaaaaggatattaagctgaaatttttacagcgtgctcaagacgtaaaaagtgagttagggttcataaatgagcaacattggtcaattggttctttggatccgtagaacccatcttgtaaaccgtaagagatagattaaaagtttaaatgttccttataaaaaaataaacaacttttgttccaaacatttttttcgtaaatatcactgtatGTGAGAATATCAGTCATGCGTGTGTGGCATATATGCATGGCTTTGAAGAGTGTCTATCTCTCTTTAattacatgacgtgaaaaaacaaacaattccgtaatcaacactgaccatacatggtattgcaacaattaactcaattatttgtttttatatgttttctaatcaatttaataaacattataaaaattatataaaacttacGTCCTTCTGCTGGAGCAGCTTGAACACAAATTGCTGAAGCGATGACAACAATAAAACAAAGTAAGACTGTTGGATtcattttgtttgtatgttttttaggTTTACTCGTTGAATGTTTACTGAATTATTATACTGACTTAACTTATAGTACTGACTTTACTTAAAGTTTGAATTGAACTATATATACACACATTACTagacaatatttatatacaaaaattttctttatcatttCACAGCTTCATTGTATCATTTTAGGGGACTTCCCTTTTTTGACAGCATGTTTCACTACACtgataaatagtattttttatttatgcagAATAACTACTCAGTTTCTGTACTATTTTCGATCCGATGAATATTGATTGTGCCCAAATTTTCTTCTGATATGTAAGGAATTACTAGGGTGCACTAGGTAAATTTTACGTACTCTATTGCTCAGTTCTCTACTTGTCCTAACACAAAAGAGAACTATTTACGTACTCATGTACTCAATTTGCCAGCTCTtctaatttgaacttgttgcACTGCACATAATTTTGAGGAACctactattaataattttttttatttgacctTATGCAAGTACACTAGATGCACTATGCACAAGTGAACTGACTTTGTACGGTTTTTTGGTACGAGCGCtagggaaattttggataaaagtctcgatttttttaatatgaagttggactaagtctaaatcaattctgagaTTTTTAGAATTATAGATATAGAACTacgatttttagattttatttaactatttaaattaaagttagaaCCTTAATtttgtccgactaattaaggatttaTGAGCACaatagtggggacacaaatttaaaaataaatatactttttttacgaGTTCGTAACTAAGCCACTAAACAGACAGCCCTTCTTTTGTTTCGAATATTGGtaaaaatgattccaaaatttaaataatacgtTTTGAATTCTGTTGGAGGTTTGGAAATGGCACAAATGTACAAACATTTAAGccaattgaaatagaaaaataaattaaaatatttacaggtGTATTGatgatttacatttaaaaagtttttgggGCTATATTAATCTTATAATATAGTATTAaagttctaaatattttttcagtttaaaactgatttaataatttaggaatagataataaattataataggcaaaataaaaaaatttaaaagaaaatgtataatgaaatgttagaccatgatgtaaataaatatcgtatgcatgattaaaagtaaacaaaaacaaaaagtattaataataaataagtggataaacaaagtaaaaaaattcaatgaattgaaaaattgcattcgtgtctagagcTCGAATAGACTAATTGGTAGTGCGCTTGACATAAATTCAAGCGATCcgagttcgagtcctggttcgagagtatttttttaaattctttttaattaagattactagacaagatatttgtcaatatttagtttacgctgtatgtatcatattaaaaacatcagtgataatcgaagagaccatgatgtaaataaatatcgtatgcatgattaaaagtaaacaaaaacaaaaattaatgaaatattagatatttttgaaaatgtttacagttataacatttcattttttggttGGTCTTGGTATAGTTagaactgaaaataatttaaatcaaaaagttaaattttatacaaaattattttccttgattatttatttgatgcAAAATTCCTTCAAAAAATTTCGGTGCTTCAATACTTTACTGgagacaaaattatataaatattatctaaaaataagtttatcagGCATTTtgctattaataaatttcagaaAAGGGGATTTTCTCGTAATCAACTGTAAATTCATAAcccgtaaaatttttatataaagatcatgaaatttattaatctcTCTATACAGTTAGTAGCTActgaaaacaatttcataaacATCAACAAATACTAATCAGGCAGTTATCTACAAGTTTTAATCATTCTTTAATTGGCgttaatcttaaatttttttatgattcctCGTAAATAATTCATTGGTgggagaaaaattataattaattatttatgagaatggttaaagttgcaATTGAATTTCAGGCACTGCGATTATAGcctttatcgatttgaaatttgcgTATGTTATTACCTATTCATTCTAACCTGCcctgggtacttttatttttcgaaaatcctgttactttttccaatttgttttttctcaCTCAGATACAgtggaatacaaaaatttctatagtCAAGAGGTAAAGTAAAAATTCCCTTCCATTAAAATTCTGAAAGAAGATTTTGCAACTTTTCTGTCACCATTTTAGTGGGAGagtgtttttctattttctattggTATTTCTTTTCATCGTAGAAACGTTTTGCATCCCTCAATCGGTATCACTATGGaaggaatatatatttattaataattattggatCGAAGTTCCTTAGCGCGGCTTGCCATGGTGAGAAACCGGACAAAGACCGTATCGTAACAAAATGAGattgctttgtgtgtgtgtgtgtgtgtgtgtgtgtgcataTCCTTGGTACCACGATTCATTATCCTACTTATCttactttgtatatttttatttattatttacacgaattttgtatttttgcactatttatatccaaaactaATTATAGATGCATATGCATAACTAGTTTTGAATGCAAATAGTACAAAATTGGCAAAATTCGTGTAGGTACTCTTGGAACCCTACCTACTTGACACTACAAATTGAACAGATTAcctaaatatattgtatttatttaacgtttacatttgtttctgCACAGCTTCGTTAACTTtgtaaggaacttcgttcctaaCGGCCTTCGTCACGAccgcaatctttttttttaactttcaaataaaaaaagttgcgAGTAgattgatattaatattttttaattcaaaatctgTTCTGTCAAACCAATATATTTAGGAAAAATTGAAtccatttctaaaaaaaaaagtctcgtTTTGTACTCCAGTCGAGATAGAGctgttatatattaaaaaattttaatggtgatTTTCGTTTCGTCTCCCCAAATTCTAAATAGAATCCATCAGCAAAATTCGAACcggaaataacaaaaattactcATACACTCACTGCTCAAGAAGGAAATAACcctcttaaaattatttcctttaatTTGGCTTTAGTttcaattcaatgaaaatttcttCGTGTCTTATCTATTATGTTTATGTGAATTCCAATGGTAGGTATTTTGTAGTAGCAATGTGGGTTGTTGCGACCAAATAAAACAAGTGgcccaatatttttaaataattttattgtattacttaaaattttattatattactataAAGCTATTAACTTTATCtgtaaattacattaaataattttacagatTTATACATTAATTAAGCAGCATTAATCTGCTTAACAACAAAACCTCCACTAAAACTATTCATCGAATTCAAATTCTGTTTCTACCTTCTTCTACTACCTAAAGATTAATTATGTCGAGTATTTCTTAATATTCTTTAGAATACTTTTTTCCTCTTCTCTTAAGCAATTTTGGTTTTTGTGGTTCTATAATTGGTTCAAACCTACAAATGCAATAACCATCTTGACAGATTCCTCCTATACGGTCTCCACCCATATACACACAAAAACCAGCACAAGCTGCATGGTTAAAGGTCCCTAGCCATGCACAATTACGGCGTTGACGTCCACCGCGAGCAGGAGCTACTGGATCTAGCAATTcactatctaaaaataaaaaaaaattttaaaaactattgtaGAATACAGAATAACTTTAGTAACAGTggttatttaataacaaattaaatgaaaattaacatgGGTTGGTTTCGATCATTCGGATTATTCACTGTATTATAgcacaaaattaaattgtaatatttttttacattttttgttagttATAAGCC
The Chrysoperla carnea chromosome 4, inChrCarn1.1, whole genome shotgun sequence genome window above contains:
- the LOC123298205 gene encoding defensin-like, with product MDSTVLFCFIVAIASTFCIQATIATSDNSELLDPVAPARGGRQRRNCAWLGTFNHAACAGFCVYMGGDRIGGICQDGYCICRFEPIIEPQKPKLLKRRGKKYSKEY